From the genome of Streptomyces sp. NBC_01341, one region includes:
- a CDS encoding ice-binding family protein, giving the protein MKLKIPKPASRRALSGWLASGLAATVAGVMVAVTPTQALAIATPVPLGTAASYSVLAGERVTNTGPSVISQDLGVSPGTAITGFPPGQVLGAVHSADAAALQAKSDLVVAYNNAAGQATDFALAAGIGNGDTLLPGVYTAVSGVGLTGDLILDAGGNPNAVWVFQIPEALTTASSSRVLLTNGASACNVYWQIGSSATLGTTSTFVGTIMALTSISVTTGTNIQGRALARNGAVTLDDNRIFPGTCSTTTTGGTTTGTTTGTTTGTTTGVLGGVLGGVTTGGATTGVVGGVLGGVSTGGLVAGQVTGGTSGNISGNTSGNVAGNTTSGNTAGNTTGGNTAGNTTGNNTAGNDTGGNGGGPGGPGHGGPGNGGPGHGGPGHGGPGNGGPGHGHEGGPDKGHEGRPDHGPEGKPGHGPEGKPGHGPEGKPGRGGDDKHGEHHGYGDKPDEQGGPEGHAG; this is encoded by the coding sequence ATGAAGTTGAAGATCCCTAAGCCGGCTTCCCGCCGAGCCCTCTCCGGCTGGCTTGCCTCGGGGCTTGCCGCGACCGTTGCCGGTGTCATGGTCGCCGTGACACCGACGCAGGCGCTGGCCATCGCGACTCCCGTGCCGTTGGGCACGGCTGCCTCGTACTCCGTTCTGGCGGGTGAAAGGGTCACGAACACGGGGCCCTCGGTCATCAGCCAGGATCTCGGGGTGAGCCCGGGGACGGCTATCACCGGGTTCCCGCCCGGGCAGGTGCTCGGTGCGGTGCATTCCGCGGACGCCGCGGCGCTGCAGGCCAAGAGCGATCTTGTCGTGGCTTACAACAACGCGGCCGGCCAGGCTACGGACTTCGCGCTCGCGGCCGGTATCGGGAACGGCGACACGCTGCTGCCGGGTGTGTACACCGCGGTGTCGGGTGTGGGACTCACCGGTGACCTGATTCTGGATGCCGGGGGGAACCCGAACGCGGTCTGGGTGTTCCAGATTCCCGAGGCCCTCACCACGGCGTCCTCCAGTCGCGTGCTTCTGACGAACGGCGCGTCCGCCTGCAACGTGTACTGGCAGATCGGCAGTTCGGCCACGCTGGGTACCACCTCCACGTTCGTCGGCACGATCATGGCTCTGACCTCGATCAGTGTGACCACGGGGACGAACATCCAGGGCCGTGCGCTGGCCCGCAACGGTGCGGTGACGCTCGACGACAACCGGATCTTCCCCGGCACGTGCTCGACCACGACCACGGGCGGAACGACGACCGGCACCACCACCGGTACCACCACTGGAACCACGACCGGTGTGCTCGGTGGGGTGCTGGGTGGCGTGACGACCGGCGGTGCGACGACAGGCGTGGTCGGCGGTGTCCTCGGAGGCGTTTCGACCGGGGGTCTGGTCGCCGGCCAGGTGACCGGCGGTACGTCCGGGAACATCTCCGGCAACACCTCGGGGAACGTCGCGGGCAACACGACCAGTGGTAACACCGCGGGCAACACGACCGGCGGTAACACCGCGGGCAACACGACCGGCAACAACACCGCGGGGAACGACACCGGCGGTAACGGCGGAGGGCCGGGCGGCCCCGGCCACGGCGGTCCGGGCAACGGCGGTCCGGGTCACGGTGGCCCCGGCCACGGTGGACCGGGCAACGGCGGTCCGGGTCACGGTCACGAGGGTGGACCGGACAAGGGACACGAGGGTCGACCCGACCACGGTCCCGAGGGCAAGCCCGGGCACGGTCCCGAGGGCAAGCCCGGGCACGGTCCCGAGGGCAAGCCCGGCCGCGGCGGCGACGACAAGCACGGTGAGCACCACGGCTACGGGGACAAGCCCGACGAGCAGGGTGGCCCCGAAGGTCACGCGGGCTAG
- a CDS encoding DUF5819 family protein has protein sequence MPSVVFATAALNARVGMRRTGWAVSGRMQAVDTEEAQQPESGVPGACIKGEGASPKREKAARALNKGLFTVVLMCLVTALTHVIMVFLHVAPANPVSKRYSPQVNAWVYPLFEQNWRLFAPDPDSANRQILARTSHTAPDGSVRVSDWFDLAAVDSSAVEHNVFPSHTTQNLLRRAWTTYVELHGGDDAANSERAVMLQQYLRNIAADRFAHHNSDPFEFIQLRVLTLPIAAPGTAASKRPPVPVENRLLPWWKVTPHGI, from the coding sequence ATGCCGTCAGTGGTATTCGCGACAGCGGCATTAAATGCGAGAGTTGGCATGAGAAGAACTGGGTGGGCGGTGTCCGGCCGAATGCAAGCAGTGGACACGGAAGAAGCGCAACAGCCCGAGTCCGGCGTGCCGGGCGCCTGTATCAAGGGGGAGGGCGCGTCACCGAAGCGGGAGAAAGCTGCCCGTGCCCTGAACAAGGGCCTGTTTACCGTGGTGCTCATGTGTCTGGTGACAGCGCTGACCCACGTCATCATGGTTTTCCTCCATGTGGCACCCGCGAATCCTGTATCGAAGCGGTACAGCCCGCAGGTGAACGCGTGGGTGTACCCCCTGTTCGAGCAGAACTGGCGGCTGTTCGCCCCTGATCCGGACTCCGCCAACCGGCAGATCCTGGCGAGGACGTCGCACACCGCCCCGGACGGATCGGTCCGGGTGAGCGACTGGTTCGACCTGGCCGCAGTGGATTCTTCGGCAGTCGAGCACAACGTGTTCCCGAGCCACACGACGCAGAACCTGTTGCGCCGGGCGTGGACGACCTACGTCGAACTGCACGGTGGCGACGACGCGGCGAACTCGGAACGGGCCGTGATGTTGCAGCAGTACCTGCGCAACATCGCCGCTGACCGTTTCGCGCACCACAACAGCGATCCGTTCGAGTTCATCCAGCTTCGTGTCCTGACACTGCCCATCGCGGCTCCCGGCACGGCGGCTTCGAAGCGTCCGCCCGTACCGGTCGAGAACCGGCTTCTGCCCTGGTGGAAGGTGACCCCACATGGGATCTGA
- a CDS encoding HTTM domain-containing protein codes for MGSEQITPFPSQAVPSDGPPGQTATDIGVVRWLSDRTGTLWALVTGRPVSLYAAAVLRIGYGLLYLAFLLREFPHRSEIWGPASPWTSELAQQLFEQSGWNSILTLSGSRTYFELCYAAAVATSVLFTLGWRTRIMSVLFAVVVVSFHARAIFMTDGGDNLILLMALYLVLTACGRRWSLDARRNRRAVVRAGTTPPPVKTFWLQQLTDARVTLTTVVHNCGLFVIAAQVCLLYGAAGLYKVQGPSWGGGTAIHYVLNLELFQPWPALSHLVDQYPTVIAVASYVTVLLQVAFPFVLFGRLKYPVLAMLLGMHIGIAVLMGLPLFSGAMIVADAAFLPDRFYMFLARCARRMATRAGLRRSSPSEGPDSRSVPPQFRSGSPTSGRQTTPGQERPASAGKDKLVPDPR; via the coding sequence ATGGGATCTGAGCAGATCACCCCGTTCCCGTCCCAGGCCGTGCCCTCCGACGGGCCGCCGGGACAGACGGCCACGGACATCGGTGTCGTCCGGTGGCTGAGTGACCGCACCGGCACGTTGTGGGCTCTGGTGACCGGCCGCCCGGTGTCCCTGTACGCGGCCGCGGTACTGCGCATCGGTTACGGGCTGCTGTACCTCGCCTTCCTCCTGCGTGAGTTCCCGCACCGGAGCGAGATCTGGGGCCCCGCCTCGCCGTGGACATCCGAGCTGGCACAGCAGCTCTTCGAGCAGTCGGGCTGGAACAGCATCCTGACGTTGTCCGGCAGCCGCACCTACTTCGAGCTGTGCTACGCGGCGGCCGTAGCGACGTCCGTCCTCTTCACGCTGGGCTGGCGGACCCGCATCATGTCCGTCCTGTTCGCCGTCGTGGTGGTCTCCTTCCACGCGAGAGCGATCTTCATGACGGACGGGGGCGACAATCTGATCCTGCTGATGGCCCTCTACCTCGTCCTCACCGCATGCGGTCGGCGCTGGTCCCTCGACGCGCGCAGAAACCGGCGGGCCGTCGTACGAGCGGGCACGACACCGCCGCCTGTGAAGACCTTCTGGCTGCAGCAACTCACCGACGCACGGGTCACGCTGACGACCGTCGTACACAACTGCGGACTCTTCGTCATCGCAGCCCAGGTCTGTCTCCTGTACGGAGCGGCCGGCCTGTACAAGGTGCAGGGCCCCTCCTGGGGAGGGGGGACCGCCATCCACTACGTGCTGAACCTCGAACTCTTCCAGCCCTGGCCCGCGCTCTCGCATCTCGTGGACCAGTACCCGACCGTGATCGCGGTCGCCAGCTACGTCACCGTGCTCCTCCAGGTCGCCTTCCCCTTCGTGCTCTTCGGCAGGCTGAAGTACCCCGTGCTCGCCATGCTGCTGGGCATGCACATCGGCATCGCGGTCCTCATGGGACTCCCCCTGTTCTCCGGGGCCATGATCGTGGCCGACGCGGCGTTCCTCCCGGACCGCTTCTACATGTTCCTGGCCCGCTGCGCCCGGCGCATGGCCACGCGAGCCGGCCTGAGACGGTCCAGCCCCTCAGAAGGGCCCGACTCCCGGTCCGTACCTCCACAGTTCAGAAGTGGCTCACCCACCTCGGGCCGGCAGACCACCCCAGGTCAGGAGCGCCCGGCCTCAGCCGGCAAGGACAAGCTGGTTCCCGACCCGCGTTGA
- a CDS encoding thiol-disulfide oxidoreductase DCC family protein → MPPQSVLSVLVYDGDCAFCTTSVSYLMRRLRPKCTVTPWQFTDLDALGVTRRRAQHELLYILPTGTVYGGAQAVAKLLLRAGGIWAWPGGLLTLPPVRWIAHRIYRVIATHRDRMPGGSPTCALTADHRLG, encoded by the coding sequence ATGCCTCCGCAATCCGTACTCTCCGTGCTGGTCTACGACGGTGACTGCGCTTTCTGCACCACCTCGGTGAGCTACCTCATGCGCCGCCTCAGGCCCAAGTGCACTGTCACACCCTGGCAATTCACCGACCTCGACGCCCTCGGCGTCACCCGGCGGAGAGCCCAGCACGAACTCCTGTACATCTTGCCGACAGGCACGGTGTACGGCGGCGCACAGGCCGTCGCCAAACTCCTGCTGCGTGCGGGCGGCATCTGGGCCTGGCCCGGCGGGCTGCTCACGTTGCCACCGGTGCGCTGGATCGCCCACCGCATCTACCGAGTCATCGCCACCCACCGTGACCGGATGCCCGGCGGCTCACCGACCTGCGCGTTGACGGCCGATCACCGCCTGGGTTGA
- a CDS encoding helix-turn-helix domain-containing protein, with protein sequence MSPTVRKRRLGAELRRLRIECGLTGGQVAQRLLISQPKISRMENGHCAISPRDVRDLCALYGVTDQQILDSLMRMAKESAQQGWWNAYGDIPYSIYIGLETDAHSIRSFAPMVIPDLLQTPGYAQAVIEETIPLITVEQASNRLKVRLRRQHRIYDHADPLRLCVILDESTLRRVVGSPGLMREQLEHLNALSAEPHITVQVLPYSAGALPGAVGQFSTLSFADSPEAGVVYLEGSTSDLYLEKRSDLEHYEVIHAHLRARALSTDNTRHFISGLIGSYDGTRG encoded by the coding sequence ATGAGCCCCACCGTCAGGAAGCGCCGCCTGGGAGCCGAGCTCCGTCGACTACGCATCGAATGCGGACTGACCGGCGGGCAGGTCGCCCAGCGCCTCCTGATCTCCCAGCCGAAGATCAGCCGCATGGAGAACGGCCACTGCGCCATCAGCCCCCGCGATGTCCGCGACCTGTGCGCGCTCTACGGCGTTACAGACCAGCAGATACTCGACTCCTTGATGCGGATGGCGAAAGAATCCGCACAACAGGGCTGGTGGAATGCCTACGGCGACATCCCCTACAGCATCTACATCGGCCTGGAGACCGACGCACACTCCATCCGCTCCTTCGCGCCCATGGTCATCCCCGATCTGCTGCAGACCCCCGGCTACGCCCAGGCAGTCATCGAGGAAACGATCCCGCTGATCACCGTCGAGCAGGCATCCAACCGCCTGAAGGTGCGACTGCGCCGCCAGCACCGGATCTACGACCACGCCGACCCGCTGCGCCTGTGCGTCATCCTCGATGAATCAACGCTACGTCGAGTCGTGGGCAGCCCCGGCCTCATGCGCGAACAACTGGAGCACCTGAACGCACTGAGCGCCGAGCCGCACATCACTGTGCAGGTCCTCCCCTACAGTGCGGGTGCCCTCCCCGGTGCCGTAGGACAGTTCTCGACCCTGAGTTTCGCGGACAGCCCCGAGGCGGGCGTGGTCTACCTCGAAGGATCAACCAGCGACCTCTACCTGGAAAAACGATCCGACCTGGAGCATTACGAGGTCATCCACGCCCACCTGCGGGCTCGGGCGCTCAGCACCGACAACACCCGGCACTTCATCTCCGGCCTCATCGGGAGCTACGACGGCACACGTGGCTGA
- the dcd gene encoding dCTP deaminase, translated as MLLSDKDLRAEIDAGRVRIDPFDASMVQPSSIDVRLDRYFRVFENHRYPHIDPSVEQVDLTRQVEPEGDEPFILHPGEFVLASTYEVISLPDDLASRLEGKSSLGRLGLVTHSTAGFIDPGFSGHVTLELSNLATLPIKLWPGMKIGQLCMFRLTSSSEFPYGSERYGSRYQGQRGPTASRSFMNFHRTQV; from the coding sequence GTGCTTCTCTCAGATAAGGACCTCCGGGCCGAGATCGATGCCGGGCGGGTTCGCATTGACCCGTTCGACGCTTCGATGGTGCAGCCCTCGAGCATCGATGTGCGGCTTGACCGTTACTTCCGGGTGTTCGAGAACCACCGCTATCCGCATATCGATCCCTCCGTCGAGCAGGTCGACCTGACCCGTCAGGTCGAGCCCGAGGGCGACGAGCCGTTCATTCTCCATCCGGGGGAGTTCGTCCTGGCCTCGACGTACGAGGTCATCTCCCTTCCCGACGACCTCGCGTCGCGGCTGGAGGGGAAGAGTTCGCTCGGGCGGCTCGGGCTGGTGACGCATTCGACCGCCGGTTTCATCGACCCCGGTTTCTCGGGTCACGTGACGCTGGAGCTGTCGAATCTCGCGACGTTGCCGATAAAGCTCTGGCCGGGAATGAAGATCGGGCAGCTGTGCATGTTCCGGCTGACGTCCTCCTCCGAGTTCCCGTACGGATCCGAGCGGTACGGATCGCGTTATCAGGGCCAGCGCGGGCCGACGGCCTCGCGTTCCTTCATGAATTTCCATCGGACTCAGGTGTGA
- a CDS encoding phosphoribosyltransferase, producing MAGEARENLTYEAFGTAVRELAQAVADDGYEPDVVLSIARGGVFVAGGLAYALDCKNIHLVNVEFYTGVGTTLEMPVMLAPVPNAIDFTRKKVLIADDVADTGKTLKLVRDFCVDHVAEVRSAVIYEKSQSLVKCEYVWKKTDQWINFPWSVEKPVVRREGQILDS from the coding sequence ATGGCTGGTGAGGCGCGGGAGAATCTGACGTACGAGGCCTTCGGGACCGCCGTGCGCGAGCTGGCCCAGGCGGTCGCCGACGACGGCTACGAACCGGACGTCGTGCTGAGCATCGCGCGCGGCGGCGTATTCGTCGCGGGTGGTCTGGCGTATGCCCTGGACTGCAAGAACATCCACCTGGTGAACGTCGAGTTCTACACCGGCGTGGGCACCACCCTGGAAATGCCCGTCATGCTGGCACCCGTCCCGAACGCGATCGACTTCACGCGCAAGAAGGTCCTGATCGCCGACGACGTCGCCGACACCGGCAAGACGCTGAAGCTCGTCCGCGACTTCTGCGTGGACCATGTCGCCGAGGTGCGCAGCGCGGTCATCTACGAGAAGTCGCAGTCGCTCGTGAAGTGCGAATACGTGTGGAAGAAGACCGATCAGTGGATCAACTTCCCGTGGAGCGTGGAAAAGCCCGTCGTGCGTCGTGAAGGGCAGATTCTCGACTCGTAG
- a CDS encoding Yip1 family protein, translated as MAGFRIGRGRDNRTPQQHPQQQQPYGAQAPSPPYGRQSWPPAGGGGASRGGPQGGPYGGGHGGNGHGGGHGQGGGRGGGHGEPEYFGDPYQQPAQHDPYANAPGHTQAFSIDEDAYGDGNTYQAGQAPAQPSGPRLPWKQLLSGIVMRPGPTFWQMRDYPVWGPAIVVTFVYGLLALFGFDQARDEAIHAEVSTAAPYVIFTGIGFVVGGLVLGAVTHTLARQLGGTGSWQPTVGLSMLIMSITDAPRLVFALFLGGENSLVQILGWVTWLAAGALFTSMVSKSHDLPWPKALGASAIQLVALLSIIKLGTI; from the coding sequence GTGGCTGGATTCAGGATCGGACGCGGCCGGGACAACCGCACACCGCAACAACACCCGCAGCAGCAACAGCCGTACGGCGCGCAGGCACCATCGCCGCCCTACGGCCGTCAGTCGTGGCCCCCGGCAGGTGGCGGCGGCGCATCGCGCGGCGGCCCCCAGGGCGGCCCGTACGGCGGCGGGCACGGCGGCAACGGACACGGGGGTGGTCACGGGCAGGGAGGCGGGCGCGGCGGCGGGCACGGCGAACCGGAGTACTTCGGCGACCCGTACCAGCAGCCCGCGCAGCACGACCCGTACGCCAACGCACCTGGACACACCCAGGCGTTCAGCATCGACGAGGACGCGTACGGCGACGGGAACACCTACCAGGCCGGCCAGGCCCCCGCACAGCCCTCGGGCCCGCGGCTCCCCTGGAAGCAACTGCTGAGCGGCATCGTGATGCGCCCCGGGCCGACGTTCTGGCAGATGCGCGACTACCCCGTCTGGGGCCCCGCGATCGTCGTCACGTTCGTCTACGGACTGCTCGCGCTCTTCGGCTTCGACCAGGCCCGCGACGAGGCGATCCACGCGGAGGTCTCCACGGCCGCCCCGTACGTCATCTTCACCGGCATCGGCTTCGTCGTCGGTGGCCTGGTCCTCGGCGCGGTCACCCACACTCTGGCCCGTCAGCTCGGCGGCACCGGCTCCTGGCAGCCCACCGTGGGCCTGTCGATGCTCATCATGTCGATCACGGACGCACCCCGCCTGGTGTTCGCCCTCTTCCTGGGCGGCGAGAACTCCCTGGTCCAGATCCTCGGATGGGTCACCTGGCTGGCCGCCGGAGCACTGTTCACCTCCATGGTGAGCAAGTCGCACGACCTGCCCTGGCCGAAGGCACTCGGCGCCTCCGCGATCCAGCTGGTCGCCCTGCTGTCGATCATCAAGCTCGGCACGATCTGA
- a CDS encoding (Fe-S)-binding protein: protein MQLAAIIVSLVLTVVGVALIVRAVAQIYRFVRLGQPVPAGSRTDDPKQRTITLVKEFLGHTRMNRWGIVGFAHWFVAIGFLTLPPTLLQAYGQLFQADWVLPIIGDWLPFELYIEFIGIMTVLGIVTLMAIRLLNLPSRAGRKSRFAGSKAWQAYFVEYVILVIGLAILTLRGLEGAIHHVEGYEAAYFVSYPLVLAFKGLALGTLQNLIYFTAMVKIGVSLIWMITVSLNTNMGVAWHRFLGFPNIWFKRNADGAVALGALQPMTSGGKEIDWEDPGEDDTFGVSQVEQFSWKGILDFSTCTECGRCQSQCPAWNTGKPLSPKLLIMSLRDHAHAKAPYLLAGGGKDMEGNEKASAEALKDVPASALAEAERPLVGTLEENGVIDPDVLWSCTTCGACVEQCPVDIEHIDHIVDMRRYQVMIESAFPSEAGTMLKNLEKKGNPWGLAKKQRVEWTKEVDFEVPIVGKDVEDLGEVDYLYWVGCAGALEDRAKKTTKAFAELLHIAGVKFAIMGGDEKCTGDSARRLGNEPLFQQLGQENVAMLNMAFGEDDEDDSTKKAKSAKKIVATCPHCFNTIANEYPQLGGEYEVIHHTQLLQHLVDEGKLIPVTPVEGLITYHDPCYLGRHNKIYTPPREIIAKVPGLRNEEMHRHKERGFCCGAGGARMWMEERIGKRINNERVDEALSLNPDIVSTACPFCLVMLTDSVNGKKNDGQAKESIQVVDVSQLLLESVKTPADPADEPETADRPEPEPVK, encoded by the coding sequence ATGCAACTCGCCGCGATCATCGTGTCGCTGGTGCTGACCGTCGTCGGCGTTGCGCTCATCGTCCGAGCCGTCGCGCAGATCTACCGGTTCGTCCGTCTCGGACAGCCGGTACCGGCAGGCAGCCGCACCGACGATCCCAAGCAGCGCACGATCACCCTGGTCAAGGAATTCCTCGGCCACACCCGGATGAACCGGTGGGGAATCGTCGGTTTCGCCCACTGGTTCGTCGCGATCGGCTTCCTGACACTGCCGCCGACGCTGCTCCAGGCGTACGGACAGCTCTTCCAGGCCGACTGGGTGCTGCCGATCATCGGCGACTGGCTGCCGTTCGAGCTCTACATCGAGTTCATCGGCATCATGACCGTCCTCGGCATCGTCACCCTGATGGCGATCCGGCTGCTGAACCTGCCCTCCCGGGCCGGCCGCAAGTCCCGCTTCGCCGGCTCCAAGGCCTGGCAGGCGTACTTCGTCGAGTACGTCATCCTCGTCATCGGCCTGGCGATCCTCACCCTGCGCGGCCTCGAAGGCGCGATCCACCACGTCGAGGGCTACGAGGCCGCGTACTTCGTCTCGTATCCGCTCGTCCTCGCCTTCAAGGGCCTGGCGCTCGGCACCCTCCAGAACCTCATCTACTTCACCGCGATGGTGAAGATCGGCGTCTCGCTGATCTGGATGATCACGGTCTCGCTCAACACCAACATGGGTGTGGCCTGGCACCGCTTCCTCGGTTTCCCGAACATCTGGTTCAAGCGGAACGCCGACGGCGCGGTCGCGCTCGGCGCCCTGCAGCCGATGACCAGCGGCGGCAAGGAGATCGACTGGGAGGACCCGGGCGAGGACGACACCTTCGGTGTCTCCCAGGTCGAGCAGTTCTCCTGGAAGGGCATCCTCGACTTCTCCACGTGCACCGAGTGCGGTCGCTGCCAGTCGCAGTGCCCCGCCTGGAACACCGGCAAGCCGCTGTCCCCGAAGCTCCTGATCATGTCCCTGCGTGACCACGCGCACGCCAAGGCCCCGTACCTGCTGGCGGGCGGCGGCAAGGACATGGAGGGCAACGAGAAGGCCTCCGCCGAGGCCCTGAAGGACGTCCCCGCGTCGGCCCTCGCCGAGGCCGAGCGCCCCCTCGTCGGGACGCTGGAGGAGAACGGCGTCATCGACCCGGACGTGCTCTGGTCCTGCACCACCTGCGGTGCGTGCGTGGAGCAGTGCCCGGTCGACATCGAGCACATCGACCACATCGTCGACATGCGCCGCTACCAGGTGATGATCGAGTCCGCGTTCCCGTCCGAGGCGGGCACGATGCTCAAGAACCTGGAGAAGAAGGGCAACCCCTGGGGGCTCGCCAAGAAGCAGCGCGTCGAGTGGACCAAGGAGGTCGACTTCGAGGTCCCGATCGTGGGCAAGGACGTCGAGGACCTCGGCGAGGTCGACTACCTCTACTGGGTCGGCTGCGCGGGCGCCCTCGAGGACCGCGCCAAGAAGACCACGAAGGCCTTCGCGGAGCTCCTCCACATCGCGGGCGTCAAGTTCGCGATCATGGGCGGCGACGAGAAGTGCACCGGTGACTCCGCCCGCCGCCTCGGCAACGAGCCGCTGTTCCAGCAGCTCGGCCAGGAGAACGTCGCGATGCTGAACATGGCGTTCGGTGAGGATGACGAGGACGACTCGACGAAGAAGGCCAAGTCCGCGAAGAAGATCGTCGCGACCTGCCCGCACTGCTTCAACACGATCGCGAACGAGTACCCGCAACTCGGCGGAGAGTACGAGGTCATCCACCACACGCAGCTGCTCCAGCACCTGGTGGACGAGGGCAAGCTGATCCCGGTGACGCCGGTCGAGGGTCTGATCACGTACCACGACCCCTGCTACCTGGGCCGTCACAACAAGATCTACACGCCCCCGCGCGAGATCATCGCGAAGGTGCCGGGTCTGCGGAACGAGGAGATGCACCGGCACAAGGAGCGCGGCTTCTGCTGCGGCGCCGGTGGTGCCCGGATGTGGATGGAGGAGCGGATCGGCAAGCGCATCAACAACGAGCGCGTCGACGAAGCCCTCTCCCTCAACCCGGACATCGTCTCCACGGCCTGCCCGTTCTGCCTCGTCATGCTGACCGACTCGGTCAACGGCAAGAAGAACGACGGCCAGGCGAAGGAGTCGATCCAGGTGGTCGACGTCTCTCAGCTGCTGCTGGAGTCGGTGAAGACCCCTGCCGACCCGGCGGACGAGCCGGAGACGGCCGACCGTCCGGAGCCGGAGCCGGTGAAGTAG
- a CDS encoding sugar transferase gives MRNAKQTAARRTRHLATSAPVRAARHTAGQATAALAALTVKRALDLLLGSTLLLLATPALAVAAAGLALRRRGGPVGVVRRETRVGLGGRLFELRSLSTRRCRFDLLSRLPHVVRGELSMVGPAPLTPDQAALLGAAASRWRHTVRPGLTGLAQVRARSGMPWDEPALLDAHYTEHHGAGLDLAILAQSVRIPLRTGLSALRLPGKAHLSDTDHRLPGYSVAE, from the coding sequence ATGCGGAACGCGAAGCAGACTGCGGCACGAAGGACACGGCACCTCGCGACCTCGGCGCCGGTGCGGGCGGCGCGCCACACCGCCGGGCAGGCGACCGCCGCACTCGCCGCCCTGACCGTCAAGCGGGCGCTGGACCTGTTGCTCGGCTCGACCCTGCTGCTCCTCGCCACCCCAGCCCTCGCGGTCGCCGCCGCCGGTCTCGCCCTCCGCCGGCGCGGCGGCCCCGTAGGCGTGGTGCGACGCGAGACCAGGGTGGGCCTGGGGGGCCGCCTCTTCGAGCTGCGCTCACTGAGCACCCGCCGGTGCCGTTTCGACCTGCTGTCCCGGCTGCCCCACGTCGTACGGGGAGAGCTCTCCATGGTGGGCCCGGCGCCCCTCACCCCGGACCAGGCCGCACTCCTCGGAGCCGCGGCGTCGCGCTGGCGGCACACCGTGCGGCCCGGCCTGACCGGCCTGGCGCAGGTGCGCGCCCGGTCCGGAATGCCCTGGGACGAACCCGCCCTCCTGGACGCGCACTACACGGAGCATCATGGAGCGGGGCTCGACCTGGCGATCCTGGCGCAATCCGTCCGCATCCCCCTGCGCACGGGCCTGAGTGCTCTGAGGCTGCCGGGAAAGGCTCACCTGAGCGACACAGATCACCGCCTGCCCGGCTACAGCGTGGCGGAATAA